In Polyodon spathula isolate WHYD16114869_AA chromosome 39, ASM1765450v1, whole genome shotgun sequence, one genomic interval encodes:
- the LOC121304638 gene encoding small nuclear ribonucleoprotein E, protein MAYRGQGQKVQKVMVQPINLIFRYLQNRSRIQVWLYEQVNMRIEGCIIGFDEYMNLVLDDAEEVHMKTKARKTLGRLMIKGDNITLLQSVAV, encoded by the exons ATGGCGTACCGAGGACAAGGACAGAAAGTGCAAAAAGTTATGGTGCAGCCGATT AATCTTATCTTTAGGTACCTTCAGAAT CGCTCCAGAATCCAGGTGTGGTTGTATGAGCAGGTGAACATGCGGATAGAAGGTTGCATTATT GGTTTTGATGAATACATGAACTTGGTGCTCGATGACGCAGAGGAGGTCCACATGAAAACAAAAGCCAGGAAAACTCTCG GTCGGCTTATGATAAAAGGAGACAATATCACCTTATTGCAGAGTGTTGCTGTCTAA
- the LOC121304678 gene encoding zinc finger CCCH domain-containing protein 11A-like isoform X1 encodes MSSQGDDCYFFFYSTCSKGDSCPFRHCEAALGSETVCNLWQEERCFRKVCKFRHMEIEKKRNAIPCYWETQPAGCRKLNCAFHHEKSRIIDGVFIPPSQIPLMRKEVNEEQPPEPVPPTLAPSNPPNPQLRGVIKAETLENVPSPTHPPVVINAADDEDEDDDDEVSDEGEDGKPGLVSSPDGLQNGLVITGTRKHIPSPTKDDSLNFGIKTLEEIRLRKALKANLIKSGNYLSGVVPLAEQQGRTGLEKEIVRSVVRPAFLSTSEKAVVPVQGDAFMKRNIAERLGKRKAELEGDVVVKKVESNLSVKRCLAERLGRKVDSAEERADVIPNKVPKSMRKRLGLPVEQPATETGNDSQAKWSGVVRIKTLEEIRLEKALKMQGESEQNRPIQPSARTVSPGKKPSKPLVNVDVKTSEIQHTKKQEQLEEQQKAARSPLLETAASDTQKERKEAAPGKGLSELGEVRVKTLEEIRREKAARMQQRAGKAEMTENNPRAGDQRDAAATRRRILRINKAAGALGKNDKVVESTKEPEEPAPELSTLQAATTNGSSSAPVEKVLVKSFEEIMREKRLRKQQGDSSPASIQPGVTTPAPLKPVEEAAAGVKQGWLLPAPAQQRATQPAAAQPRERAPVLLKKRDLVPAPVQQRATSPAGVKQCETDTVPTSVKRKETTSVKEGQLSQTSVQQKETSPVSVQPSKKVPASNKKRTTVPVSFKTTEKVLASAKRLSPATAEKKEGVPDPVIKEKAVQSQTGPKDSASPMAPEEPQPEAVQQAVAEKPAVQAPEPKVRPKLNVKPSMMKPASPVRLGQKRKAPESHPSAIAAVKPMNSAPSTEEEQEPLHKQSETLANSDKPETLPKNDCPSEPPRKKLANSLQKFPLAEAERTKPAAVQSTPVEEPQRATESVVVASPSAHPQRPTHQVRTRRLSSVSSRAGASLNSCAAVDDFEELMKEFSDDRLEDELELDPAKGEDDLLLELSEMIGS; translated from the exons ATGTCCAGCCAAGGAGATGACTGCTATTTCTTTTTCTACTCCACCTGTTCCAAG GGTGACAGCTGTCCGTTTCGTCACTGCGAAGCAGCTCTGGGCAGTGAAACAGTCTGCAACCTCTGGCAGGAGGAACGTTGCTTCCGGAAAGTGTGCAAGTTCCGCCACATGGAGATCGAA AAAAAGAGAAATGCAATTCCCTGCTACTGGGAGACCCAGCCTGCTGGATGCAGGAAGTTGAACTGCGCTTTTCACCATGAAAAATCTCGCATAATCGATGGAGTTTTCATTCCACCCAGTCAAA TTCCACTCATGAGAAAAGAAGTCAATGAGGAGCAGCCCCCAGAGCCTGTTCCCCCAACCCTTGCTCCCTCCAACCCCCCGAACCCCCAGCTCCGAGGGGTGATCAAGGCAGAGACTTTGGAGAatgtgcccagtcccacacaccCCCCCGTTGTTATTAATGCTGCAGACGATGAAGATGAGGACGATGATG ATGAGGTCTCTGATGAAGGAGAGGATGGTAAACCTGGGTTGGTGTCCTCTCCTGATGGACTCCAGAATGGCCTGGTGATCACTGGCACAAGAAAACACATCCCCAGTCCTACCAAAG ATGACTCACTAAACTTTGGGATTAAAACACTTGAAGAAATCCGACTGAGAAAGGCATTAAAGGCGAATTTAATAAAATCTG GTAATTACTTAAGTGGTGTCGTTCCTCTAGCCGAACAGCAGGGCAGGACAGGTCTGGAGAAGGAAATTGTGAGGTCTGTGGTGAGACCAGCCTTTCTCTCAACATCAGAGAAAG cagttgtcCCGGTCCAAGGTGATGCTTTCATGAAACGCAACATAGCTGAAAGGCTGGGCAAACGAAAGGCAGAACTGGAGGGAGATGTAGTTGTAAAAAAAG TTGAGAGCAATCTTTCCGTGAAGCGCTGTCTTGCTGAGAGGCTAGGCAGGAAAGTGGATTCCGCAGAGGAGCGCGCAGATGTCATTCCCAATAAAG tGCCGAAGTCAATGAGGAAACGTTTGGGATTGCCTGTGGAACAGCCAGCTACTGAAACAG GGAACGACAGTCAAGCAAAATGGTCTGGTGTGGTCCGCATAAAAACTCTTGAGGAGATTCGACTAGAGAAGGCGCTGAAGATGCAGGGAGAGAGCGAGCAGAACCGCCCAATACAGCCCTCAGCCCGGACAGTGAGCCCAGGGAAGAAACCCAGCAAACCCCTTGTGAACGTTGATGTCAAAACCTCTGAAATCCAGCACACCAAGAAGCAGGAACAGCTGGAGGAGCAGCAGAAAGCTGCAAGGAGCCCCCTCCTCGAGACGGCAGCCTCAGACACACAGAAAGAGAGGAAAGAGGCAGCACCAGGGAAAGGGCTGTCTGAGCTGGGGGAGGTCCGGGTGAAGACCTTGGAGGAGATCCGCAGAGAGAAGGCAGCTCGAATGCAGCAGAGAGCTGGGAAGGCGGAGATGACTGAGAACAACCCCAGGGCTGGAGATCAGAGAGACGCCGCTGCCACAAGACGACGGATCCTGCGTATTAACAAAGCAGCAG gaGCCCTtggcaaaaatgataaagtgGTAGAGTCCACGAAGGAGCCTGAAGAACCAGCCCCCGAACTCAGCACCTTGCAG GCGGCAACAACAAATGGGAGCAGCAGCGCCCCAGTGGAGAAAGTGTTGGTGAAGAGCTTTGAGGAGATCATGAGAGAGAAGCGACTTCGTAAACAGCAGGGAGACTCCTCACCAGCCTCCATCCAGCCGGGCGTGACAACTCCTGCCCCTCTTAAGCCAGTAGAGGAGGCTGCAGCTGGTGTCAAACAGGGCTGGCTTTTACCAGCTCCTGCCCAACAAAGAGCAACACAGCCAGCCGCTGCCCAACCAAGAGAACGTGCTCCTGTCTTGCTTAAAAAAAGAGACCTTGTCCCTGCCCCTGTCCAGCAGAGAGCGACGTCACCAGCTGGTGTCAAACAGTGCGAGACAGATACTGTTCCTACCTCTGTCAAGCGGAAAGAGACCACATCTGTCAAAGAGGGACAGCTTTCTCAAACATCTGTCCAGCAAAAAGAGACATCACCAGTGTCTGTCCAGCCAAGTAAGAAAGTCCCTGCATCAAACAAAAAGAGAACAACAGTTCCTGTCTCCTTTAAGACGACAGAGAAAGTCCTTGCTTCAGCCAAACGGCTTTCACCAGCCACTGCTGAAAAGAAAGAGGGTGTACCGGACCCTGTTATAAAAGAAAAAGCAGTACAGTCTCAAACAGGTCCAAAAGACAGTGCTTCCCCAATGGCCCCAGAGGAGCCCCAGCCTGAAGCAGTGCAGCAGGCAGTGGCTGAGAAACCAGCAGTACAGGCACCTGAGCCAAAAG TGAGACCAAAGCTGAATGTGAAGCCATCAATGATGAAGCCAGCTTCCCCTGTGAGGCTGGGACAGAAACGCAAAGCGCCTGAGAGCCACCCATCGGCTATAGCTGCTGTGAAACCTATGAACAGCGCGCCCTCTACAGAGGAAGAGCAGGAGCCTCTCCACAAGCAGTCTGAG actcTTGCAAATTCAGATAAACCAGAGACATTGCCCAAAAATGACTGTCCGTCTGAGCCACCACGCAAGAAACTGGCAAACTCTCTGCAGAAATTCCCTCTGGCAGAGGCCGAAAGGACCAAGCCAGCAGCGGTACAGAGTACCCCAGTGGAAGAGCCCCAGCGAGCTACAGAAAG CGTGGTGGTGGCCAGTCCCTCTGCCCACCCTCAGCGGCCCACCCATCAGGTGAGGACTCGCAGGCTGAGCTCAGTGTCCTCGCGGGCCGGCGCCTCCCTCAACAGCTGCGCCGCGGTGGACGACTTTGAGGAGTTGATGAAGGAGTTCTCTGATGACCGGCTGGAGGACGAGCTCGAGTTGGACCCGGCCAAGGGGGAAGATGACCTGCTACTGGAGCTCTCCGAGATGATCGGCAGCTAG
- the LOC121304678 gene encoding zinc finger CCCH domain-containing protein 11A-like isoform X3, whose protein sequence is MSSQGDDCYFFFYSTCSKGDSCPFRHCEAALGSETVCNLWQEERCFRKVCKFRHMEIEKKRNAIPCYWETQPAGCRKLNCAFHHEKSRIIDGVFIPPSQIPLMRKEVNEEQPPEPVPPTLAPSNPPNPQLRGVIKAETLENVPSPTHPPVVINAADDEDEDDDDEVSDEGEDGKPGLVSSPDGLQNGLVITGTRKHIPSPTKDDSLNFGIKTLEEIRLRKALKANLIKSAEQQGRTGLEKEIVRSVVRPAFLSTSEKAVVPVQGDAFMKRNIAERLGKRKAELEGDVVVKKVESNLSVKRCLAERLGRKVDSAEERADVIPNKVPKSMRKRLGLPVEQPATETGNDSQAKWSGVVRIKTLEEIRLEKALKMQGESEQNRPIQPSARTVSPGKKPSKPLVNVDVKTSEIQHTKKQEQLEEQQKAARSPLLETAASDTQKERKEAAPGKGLSELGEVRVKTLEEIRREKAARMQQRAGKAEMTENNPRAGDQRDAAATRRRILRINKAAGALGKNDKVVESTKEPEEPAPELSTLQAATTNGSSSAPVEKVLVKSFEEIMREKRLRKQQGDSSPASIQPGVTTPAPLKPVEEAAAGVKQGWLLPAPAQQRATQPAAAQPRERAPVLLKKRDLVPAPVQQRATSPAGVKQCETDTVPTSVKRKETTSVKEGQLSQTSVQQKETSPVSVQPSKKVPASNKKRTTVPVSFKTTEKVLASAKRLSPATAEKKEGVPDPVIKEKAVQSQTGPKDSASPMAPEEPQPEAVQQAVAEKPAVQAPEPKVRPKLNVKPSMMKPASPVRLGQKRKAPESHPSAIAAVKPMNSAPSTEEEQEPLHKQSETLANSDKPETLPKNDCPSEPPRKKLANSLQKFPLAEAERTKPAAVQSTPVEEPQRATESVVVASPSAHPQRPTHQVRTRRLSSVSSRAGASLNSCAAVDDFEELMKEFSDDRLEDELELDPAKGEDDLLLELSEMIGS, encoded by the exons ATGTCCAGCCAAGGAGATGACTGCTATTTCTTTTTCTACTCCACCTGTTCCAAG GGTGACAGCTGTCCGTTTCGTCACTGCGAAGCAGCTCTGGGCAGTGAAACAGTCTGCAACCTCTGGCAGGAGGAACGTTGCTTCCGGAAAGTGTGCAAGTTCCGCCACATGGAGATCGAA AAAAAGAGAAATGCAATTCCCTGCTACTGGGAGACCCAGCCTGCTGGATGCAGGAAGTTGAACTGCGCTTTTCACCATGAAAAATCTCGCATAATCGATGGAGTTTTCATTCCACCCAGTCAAA TTCCACTCATGAGAAAAGAAGTCAATGAGGAGCAGCCCCCAGAGCCTGTTCCCCCAACCCTTGCTCCCTCCAACCCCCCGAACCCCCAGCTCCGAGGGGTGATCAAGGCAGAGACTTTGGAGAatgtgcccagtcccacacaccCCCCCGTTGTTATTAATGCTGCAGACGATGAAGATGAGGACGATGATG ATGAGGTCTCTGATGAAGGAGAGGATGGTAAACCTGGGTTGGTGTCCTCTCCTGATGGACTCCAGAATGGCCTGGTGATCACTGGCACAAGAAAACACATCCCCAGTCCTACCAAAG ATGACTCACTAAACTTTGGGATTAAAACACTTGAAGAAATCCGACTGAGAAAGGCATTAAAGGCGAATTTAATAAAATCTG CCGAACAGCAGGGCAGGACAGGTCTGGAGAAGGAAATTGTGAGGTCTGTGGTGAGACCAGCCTTTCTCTCAACATCAGAGAAAG cagttgtcCCGGTCCAAGGTGATGCTTTCATGAAACGCAACATAGCTGAAAGGCTGGGCAAACGAAAGGCAGAACTGGAGGGAGATGTAGTTGTAAAAAAAG TTGAGAGCAATCTTTCCGTGAAGCGCTGTCTTGCTGAGAGGCTAGGCAGGAAAGTGGATTCCGCAGAGGAGCGCGCAGATGTCATTCCCAATAAAG tGCCGAAGTCAATGAGGAAACGTTTGGGATTGCCTGTGGAACAGCCAGCTACTGAAACAG GGAACGACAGTCAAGCAAAATGGTCTGGTGTGGTCCGCATAAAAACTCTTGAGGAGATTCGACTAGAGAAGGCGCTGAAGATGCAGGGAGAGAGCGAGCAGAACCGCCCAATACAGCCCTCAGCCCGGACAGTGAGCCCAGGGAAGAAACCCAGCAAACCCCTTGTGAACGTTGATGTCAAAACCTCTGAAATCCAGCACACCAAGAAGCAGGAACAGCTGGAGGAGCAGCAGAAAGCTGCAAGGAGCCCCCTCCTCGAGACGGCAGCCTCAGACACACAGAAAGAGAGGAAAGAGGCAGCACCAGGGAAAGGGCTGTCTGAGCTGGGGGAGGTCCGGGTGAAGACCTTGGAGGAGATCCGCAGAGAGAAGGCAGCTCGAATGCAGCAGAGAGCTGGGAAGGCGGAGATGACTGAGAACAACCCCAGGGCTGGAGATCAGAGAGACGCCGCTGCCACAAGACGACGGATCCTGCGTATTAACAAAGCAGCAG gaGCCCTtggcaaaaatgataaagtgGTAGAGTCCACGAAGGAGCCTGAAGAACCAGCCCCCGAACTCAGCACCTTGCAG GCGGCAACAACAAATGGGAGCAGCAGCGCCCCAGTGGAGAAAGTGTTGGTGAAGAGCTTTGAGGAGATCATGAGAGAGAAGCGACTTCGTAAACAGCAGGGAGACTCCTCACCAGCCTCCATCCAGCCGGGCGTGACAACTCCTGCCCCTCTTAAGCCAGTAGAGGAGGCTGCAGCTGGTGTCAAACAGGGCTGGCTTTTACCAGCTCCTGCCCAACAAAGAGCAACACAGCCAGCCGCTGCCCAACCAAGAGAACGTGCTCCTGTCTTGCTTAAAAAAAGAGACCTTGTCCCTGCCCCTGTCCAGCAGAGAGCGACGTCACCAGCTGGTGTCAAACAGTGCGAGACAGATACTGTTCCTACCTCTGTCAAGCGGAAAGAGACCACATCTGTCAAAGAGGGACAGCTTTCTCAAACATCTGTCCAGCAAAAAGAGACATCACCAGTGTCTGTCCAGCCAAGTAAGAAAGTCCCTGCATCAAACAAAAAGAGAACAACAGTTCCTGTCTCCTTTAAGACGACAGAGAAAGTCCTTGCTTCAGCCAAACGGCTTTCACCAGCCACTGCTGAAAAGAAAGAGGGTGTACCGGACCCTGTTATAAAAGAAAAAGCAGTACAGTCTCAAACAGGTCCAAAAGACAGTGCTTCCCCAATGGCCCCAGAGGAGCCCCAGCCTGAAGCAGTGCAGCAGGCAGTGGCTGAGAAACCAGCAGTACAGGCACCTGAGCCAAAAG TGAGACCAAAGCTGAATGTGAAGCCATCAATGATGAAGCCAGCTTCCCCTGTGAGGCTGGGACAGAAACGCAAAGCGCCTGAGAGCCACCCATCGGCTATAGCTGCTGTGAAACCTATGAACAGCGCGCCCTCTACAGAGGAAGAGCAGGAGCCTCTCCACAAGCAGTCTGAG actcTTGCAAATTCAGATAAACCAGAGACATTGCCCAAAAATGACTGTCCGTCTGAGCCACCACGCAAGAAACTGGCAAACTCTCTGCAGAAATTCCCTCTGGCAGAGGCCGAAAGGACCAAGCCAGCAGCGGTACAGAGTACCCCAGTGGAAGAGCCCCAGCGAGCTACAGAAAG CGTGGTGGTGGCCAGTCCCTCTGCCCACCCTCAGCGGCCCACCCATCAGGTGAGGACTCGCAGGCTGAGCTCAGTGTCCTCGCGGGCCGGCGCCTCCCTCAACAGCTGCGCCGCGGTGGACGACTTTGAGGAGTTGATGAAGGAGTTCTCTGATGACCGGCTGGAGGACGAGCTCGAGTTGGACCCGGCCAAGGGGGAAGATGACCTGCTACTGGAGCTCTCCGAGATGATCGGCAGCTAG
- the LOC121304678 gene encoding zinc finger CCCH domain-containing protein 11A-like isoform X2, translating into MSSQGDDCYFFFYSTCSKGDSCPFRHCEAALGSETVCNLWQEERCFRKVCKFRHMEIEKKRNAIPCYWETQPAGCRKLNCAFHHEKSRIIDGVFIPPSQIPLMRKEVNEEQPPEPVPPTLAPSNPPNPQLRGVIKAETLENVPSPTHPPVVINAADDEDEDDDDEVSDEGEDGKPGLVSSPDGLQNGLVITGTRKHIPSPTKDDSLNFGIKTLEEIRLRKALKANLIKSGNYLSGVVPLAEQQGRTGLEKEIVRSVVRPAFLSTSEKVVPVQGDAFMKRNIAERLGKRKAELEGDVVVKKVESNLSVKRCLAERLGRKVDSAEERADVIPNKVPKSMRKRLGLPVEQPATETGNDSQAKWSGVVRIKTLEEIRLEKALKMQGESEQNRPIQPSARTVSPGKKPSKPLVNVDVKTSEIQHTKKQEQLEEQQKAARSPLLETAASDTQKERKEAAPGKGLSELGEVRVKTLEEIRREKAARMQQRAGKAEMTENNPRAGDQRDAAATRRRILRINKAAGALGKNDKVVESTKEPEEPAPELSTLQAATTNGSSSAPVEKVLVKSFEEIMREKRLRKQQGDSSPASIQPGVTTPAPLKPVEEAAAGVKQGWLLPAPAQQRATQPAAAQPRERAPVLLKKRDLVPAPVQQRATSPAGVKQCETDTVPTSVKRKETTSVKEGQLSQTSVQQKETSPVSVQPSKKVPASNKKRTTVPVSFKTTEKVLASAKRLSPATAEKKEGVPDPVIKEKAVQSQTGPKDSASPMAPEEPQPEAVQQAVAEKPAVQAPEPKVRPKLNVKPSMMKPASPVRLGQKRKAPESHPSAIAAVKPMNSAPSTEEEQEPLHKQSETLANSDKPETLPKNDCPSEPPRKKLANSLQKFPLAEAERTKPAAVQSTPVEEPQRATESVVVASPSAHPQRPTHQVRTRRLSSVSSRAGASLNSCAAVDDFEELMKEFSDDRLEDELELDPAKGEDDLLLELSEMIGS; encoded by the exons ATGTCCAGCCAAGGAGATGACTGCTATTTCTTTTTCTACTCCACCTGTTCCAAG GGTGACAGCTGTCCGTTTCGTCACTGCGAAGCAGCTCTGGGCAGTGAAACAGTCTGCAACCTCTGGCAGGAGGAACGTTGCTTCCGGAAAGTGTGCAAGTTCCGCCACATGGAGATCGAA AAAAAGAGAAATGCAATTCCCTGCTACTGGGAGACCCAGCCTGCTGGATGCAGGAAGTTGAACTGCGCTTTTCACCATGAAAAATCTCGCATAATCGATGGAGTTTTCATTCCACCCAGTCAAA TTCCACTCATGAGAAAAGAAGTCAATGAGGAGCAGCCCCCAGAGCCTGTTCCCCCAACCCTTGCTCCCTCCAACCCCCCGAACCCCCAGCTCCGAGGGGTGATCAAGGCAGAGACTTTGGAGAatgtgcccagtcccacacaccCCCCCGTTGTTATTAATGCTGCAGACGATGAAGATGAGGACGATGATG ATGAGGTCTCTGATGAAGGAGAGGATGGTAAACCTGGGTTGGTGTCCTCTCCTGATGGACTCCAGAATGGCCTGGTGATCACTGGCACAAGAAAACACATCCCCAGTCCTACCAAAG ATGACTCACTAAACTTTGGGATTAAAACACTTGAAGAAATCCGACTGAGAAAGGCATTAAAGGCGAATTTAATAAAATCTG GTAATTACTTAAGTGGTGTCGTTCCTCTAGCCGAACAGCAGGGCAGGACAGGTCTGGAGAAGGAAATTGTGAGGTCTGTGGTGAGACCAGCCTTTCTCTCAACATCAGAGAAAG ttgtcCCGGTCCAAGGTGATGCTTTCATGAAACGCAACATAGCTGAAAGGCTGGGCAAACGAAAGGCAGAACTGGAGGGAGATGTAGTTGTAAAAAAAG TTGAGAGCAATCTTTCCGTGAAGCGCTGTCTTGCTGAGAGGCTAGGCAGGAAAGTGGATTCCGCAGAGGAGCGCGCAGATGTCATTCCCAATAAAG tGCCGAAGTCAATGAGGAAACGTTTGGGATTGCCTGTGGAACAGCCAGCTACTGAAACAG GGAACGACAGTCAAGCAAAATGGTCTGGTGTGGTCCGCATAAAAACTCTTGAGGAGATTCGACTAGAGAAGGCGCTGAAGATGCAGGGAGAGAGCGAGCAGAACCGCCCAATACAGCCCTCAGCCCGGACAGTGAGCCCAGGGAAGAAACCCAGCAAACCCCTTGTGAACGTTGATGTCAAAACCTCTGAAATCCAGCACACCAAGAAGCAGGAACAGCTGGAGGAGCAGCAGAAAGCTGCAAGGAGCCCCCTCCTCGAGACGGCAGCCTCAGACACACAGAAAGAGAGGAAAGAGGCAGCACCAGGGAAAGGGCTGTCTGAGCTGGGGGAGGTCCGGGTGAAGACCTTGGAGGAGATCCGCAGAGAGAAGGCAGCTCGAATGCAGCAGAGAGCTGGGAAGGCGGAGATGACTGAGAACAACCCCAGGGCTGGAGATCAGAGAGACGCCGCTGCCACAAGACGACGGATCCTGCGTATTAACAAAGCAGCAG gaGCCCTtggcaaaaatgataaagtgGTAGAGTCCACGAAGGAGCCTGAAGAACCAGCCCCCGAACTCAGCACCTTGCAG GCGGCAACAACAAATGGGAGCAGCAGCGCCCCAGTGGAGAAAGTGTTGGTGAAGAGCTTTGAGGAGATCATGAGAGAGAAGCGACTTCGTAAACAGCAGGGAGACTCCTCACCAGCCTCCATCCAGCCGGGCGTGACAACTCCTGCCCCTCTTAAGCCAGTAGAGGAGGCTGCAGCTGGTGTCAAACAGGGCTGGCTTTTACCAGCTCCTGCCCAACAAAGAGCAACACAGCCAGCCGCTGCCCAACCAAGAGAACGTGCTCCTGTCTTGCTTAAAAAAAGAGACCTTGTCCCTGCCCCTGTCCAGCAGAGAGCGACGTCACCAGCTGGTGTCAAACAGTGCGAGACAGATACTGTTCCTACCTCTGTCAAGCGGAAAGAGACCACATCTGTCAAAGAGGGACAGCTTTCTCAAACATCTGTCCAGCAAAAAGAGACATCACCAGTGTCTGTCCAGCCAAGTAAGAAAGTCCCTGCATCAAACAAAAAGAGAACAACAGTTCCTGTCTCCTTTAAGACGACAGAGAAAGTCCTTGCTTCAGCCAAACGGCTTTCACCAGCCACTGCTGAAAAGAAAGAGGGTGTACCGGACCCTGTTATAAAAGAAAAAGCAGTACAGTCTCAAACAGGTCCAAAAGACAGTGCTTCCCCAATGGCCCCAGAGGAGCCCCAGCCTGAAGCAGTGCAGCAGGCAGTGGCTGAGAAACCAGCAGTACAGGCACCTGAGCCAAAAG TGAGACCAAAGCTGAATGTGAAGCCATCAATGATGAAGCCAGCTTCCCCTGTGAGGCTGGGACAGAAACGCAAAGCGCCTGAGAGCCACCCATCGGCTATAGCTGCTGTGAAACCTATGAACAGCGCGCCCTCTACAGAGGAAGAGCAGGAGCCTCTCCACAAGCAGTCTGAG actcTTGCAAATTCAGATAAACCAGAGACATTGCCCAAAAATGACTGTCCGTCTGAGCCACCACGCAAGAAACTGGCAAACTCTCTGCAGAAATTCCCTCTGGCAGAGGCCGAAAGGACCAAGCCAGCAGCGGTACAGAGTACCCCAGTGGAAGAGCCCCAGCGAGCTACAGAAAG CGTGGTGGTGGCCAGTCCCTCTGCCCACCCTCAGCGGCCCACCCATCAGGTGAGGACTCGCAGGCTGAGCTCAGTGTCCTCGCGGGCCGGCGCCTCCCTCAACAGCTGCGCCGCGGTGGACGACTTTGAGGAGTTGATGAAGGAGTTCTCTGATGACCGGCTGGAGGACGAGCTCGAGTTGGACCCGGCCAAGGGGGAAGATGACCTGCTACTGGAGCTCTCCGAGATGATCGGCAGCTAG